The Trichosurus vulpecula isolate mTriVul1 chromosome 4, mTriVul1.pri, whole genome shotgun sequence genome contains a region encoding:
- the LOC118847550 gene encoding 60S ribosomal protein L15-like — translation MGAYKYIQELWRKKQSDVMRFLLRVRCWQYRQLSALHRAPRPTRPDKARRLGHKAKQGYVIYRIRVRRGGRKRPVPKGATYGKPVHHGVNQLKFARSLQSVAEERAGRHCGALRVLNSYWVGEDSTYKFFEVILIDPFHKAIRRNPDTQWITKPVHKHREMRGLTSAGRKSRGLGKGHKFHHTIGGSRRAAWRRRNTLQLHRYR, via the coding sequence ATGGGGGCATACAAGTACATTCAGGAGCTGTGGAGGAAGAAGCAGTCGGATGTCATGCGGTTCCTGCTGCGCGTGCGCTGCTGGCAGTACCGCCAGCTATCAGCGCTGCATCGCGCGCCCCGGCCCACCAGACCCGACAAAGCCCGCAGGCTGGGCCACAAGGCCAAGCAAGGTTATGTCATCTACCGTATCCGAGTTCGCCGTGGTGGCCGGAAGCGTCCAGTTCCCAAGGGTGCAACCTACGGTAAACCCGTGCATCATGGCGTCAATCAGCTGAAGTTTGCCAGGAGCCTTCAGTCTGTAGCAGAAGAACGTGCTGGCCGCCACTGTGGGGCCCTGAGAGTCTTGAACTCATACTGGGTGGGTGAAGATTCAACCTACAAATTCTTTGAGGTTATTCTTATTGACCCATTCCATAAAGCTATCAGACGAAACCCCGACACTCAATGGATCACCAAGCCAGTGCACAAACACAGAGAGATGCGGGGGCTTACCTCAGCTGGCCGAAAGAGCCGGGGTCTTGGAAAGGGTCACAAATTCCACCATACCATTGGAGGTTCTCGTCGTGCTGCTTGGAGAAGGCGCAATACTCTCCAACTACATCGATACCGCTAA